A DNA window from Impatiens glandulifera chromosome 7, dImpGla2.1, whole genome shotgun sequence contains the following coding sequences:
- the LOC124909941 gene encoding aspartic proteinase CDR1-like has translation MKLPDNHAAETTNIVIQSTTMVASLTYLMEIYIGTPPVKQMVSLDTGCGMSWIQCLPCEHCFKQNQPIFNPNQSSSYMVLRDTSRDCMELRDKRDFNKLNGNCNYAVGYTDNSFSYGVLAKETYIVGRTPIRQIVQGSGHNNVGIYDEQSTGIIGLGNYPLSFIGQTKAYIHGKFSYCLVSDQFGSNPYARSKISFGNDVEGLGVMSTPSLKMEGKSNYYITLRSIIIGDTMIHLRSQFDKLMIDTGTVLSYFPPYLFEKLMDALRQKIDKRPLNVPNELCYELNTNIPTITLHLANGANLVLSKKNTFIIYQNMMCLAIKKDNDISISILGNRSQVDFLIGYDIPAEMVYLKPTDCSTHIML, from the coding sequence ATGAAACTCCCCGACAACCATGCAGCGGAAACTACTAACATAGTGATACAATCGACAACTATGGTAGCTTCTTTAACGTACCTCATGGAGATTTACATTGGCACACCGCCTGTCAAGCAAATGGTGTCTTTGGACACCGGCTGCGGCATGTCATGGATTCAGTGCCTTCCATGTGAGCATTGTTTCAAGCAAAATCAACCCATATTTAATCCCAATCAGTCATCATCGTATATGGTATTGAGAGATACTTCGCGTGACTGTATGGAGTTAAGAGACAAACGTGATTTTAATAAACTCAATGGAAATTGTAACTATGCTGTAGGTTACACTGACAATTCATTTAGCTATGGGGTACTAGCTAAGGAAACTTATATAGTTGGGCGCACTCCCATCCGACAGATTGTTCAAGGGAGCGGGCATAACAATGTAGGGATATATGATGAACAAAGCACCGGTATAATTGGGCTTGGAAATTATCCTCTATCATTCATTGGTCAGACTAAAGCTTATATTCATGGAAAGTTTTCATACTGCCTAGTATCTGATCAATTCGGTTCAAATCCATATGCAAGGAGTAAGATTAGCTTTGGAAATGATGTGGAGGGGCTTGGAGTTATGTCTACCCCGTCGTTGAAGATGGAAGGCAAATCAAACTATTATATCACATTGAGATCAATCATTATCGGAGATACAATGATTCATTTGAGAAGTCAATTCGATAAACTCATGATTGACACAGGCACTGTTTTAAGCTATTTTCCCCCATActtgtttgaaaaattaatggATGCACTGAGACAAAAGATTGATAAAAGACCATTAAATGTTCCTAATGAACTTTGCTATGAACTTAACACCAATATTCCTACAATCACACTTCATCTTGCTAATGGCGCTAACTTAGTTTTGTCAAAGAAGAACACTTTtattatataccaaaatatgatGTGTCTGGCtataaaaaaagataatgatatatccatatccatattgGGGAACCGGTCACAAGTGGACTTTTTAATTGGATATGATATTCCCGCTGAGATGGTCTATTTGAAACCAACTGATTGCTCAACGCATATAATGCTATAG